From the genome of Nasonia vitripennis strain AsymCx chromosome 1, Nvit_psr_1.1, whole genome shotgun sequence, one region includes:
- the LOC100114687 gene encoding SCY1-like protein 2 isoform X1, producing MGARTMFSKFKSGGGAASTPVAPNALESNPIWNHFEVGKQSATAGPENVWRILEGYRKSDGKEVSIFLFEKRSVEKITKPKRKETVTETLRVGVRHLERFRHPKILQVIHAVEECPETLAFASEPVLASLANVLAADEQKQAAAMAAQAAAASSTMNHHHGHHQHTANQQNASGRPTFAKEYDMLDIEIKYGLLQCTEALSFLHYSCQVMHRNVCPSSIMITKKGTWKLFGFEFIERVNERDAMDPVPLPQWTNRVPKMTQPNLDYMAPEVQQKKIGSILSDMYSLGMVICSVFNHGRPLIQANHNVNDYLKQLETLEDQVHKLLPRVPVPLQEAVSRLLHKEPRQRPTAQLLSLIKYFSDPSVHALQFLDVINMKDPAQKAHFYKNTLKEVLPYIPRKLWYQHIWPYLQHEARSQEVFAAVLQPMLHIIQHSTIEEYENIILPNFRPLFSAPRSIQGSVVLLENLHIILEKTPLEDVQREVLPMLYNSFESNTIQIQTAAFVAVANVTDYLDDMAIRRTVLPKLKLAFEKSTTDQRILMNALSCILDRLEKQQIIDEVLPLLYEVKLQEPEIIVRVVSIYRLMLSDKKYGLSVNIMATRVMPSLLPQTVNPGLTLEHFTNLLEVLQEMLNHIERNQRNKLKLDNLSLPSPERHRPLRHQYSTDNMHVPPFNIPNLRIDQRKTSSAEDMARKNSIGSMSMTASAENMTSRKNSMACMLGTWWFGSTSSANADNNFLRVANTFTNRRLSDNTLMTPKIRIAPSCASSPGGTPGSGLPIRRHSSTGPQERRGSNINLSPPTGGGMPITSSSVPYLLSSSMTSIRGSRRPSVSSTSSQQGAGLLQQFGSGMVRQLPPICLNLNGPPPPTLSPSLLQPSGQPSH from the exons GAGgtgtcaatatttttattcgagAAGCGTTCGGTGGAGAAGATCACAAAGCCTAAGAGAAAAGAAACCGTAACGGAGACGCTGCGTGTCGGGGTTCGTCACTTGGAGCGTTTTCGGCATCCGAAAATCTTACAG GTGATTCACGCAGTAGAGGAATGCCCGGAGACCCTAGCCTTCGCCTCGGAGCCAGTTTTGGCAAGTCTGGCGAACGTCTTGGCAGCCGACGAGCAAAAGCAGGCCGCTGCGATGGCAGCCCAGGCAGCGGCGGCCTCGTCGACCATGAACCATCATCACGGCCACCATCAGCACACAGCCAACCAGCAAAACGCCTCGGGCAGACCCACGTTCGCCAAGGAGTACGACATGCTCGACATCGAGATCAAGTACGGGCTGCTCCAGTGCACTGAGGCCCTCTCCTTTTTACACTACAGCTGCCAGGTCATGCACAGGAACGTCTGCCCCAGCAGCATCATGATCACCAAGAAGGGCACGTGGAAGCTCTTCGGATTTGAGTTCATAG AAAGGGTAAACGAGAGAGACGCGATGGACCCAGTCCCTCTCCCTCAGTGGACCAATCGAGTACCTAAAATGACTCAGCCGAATCTCGACTATATGG CTCCCGAAGTGCAGCAGAAGAAGATCGGCAGCATCCTCAGCGACATGTACAGCCTTGGAATGGTTATTTGTTCAGTCTTCAATCACGGCCGGCCTCTCATCCAAGCGAATCACAATGTCAACGATTACCTCAAACAGCTTGAAACG CTAGAGGATCAAGTTCACAAACTGCTGCCGCGAGTACCGGTGCCGCTACAGGAGGCCGTGTCGAGGTTGCTGCACAAGGAGCCGAGGCAGAGACCAACCGCCCAGCTCCTCTCTCTGATCAAGTACTTCAG CGATCCATCGGTACATGCTCTGCAGTTTCTGGACGTCATTAACATGAAAGATCCAGCACAAAAGGCGCACTTTTACAAAAACACGCTCAAAGAAGTACTGCCCTACATCCCACGA aAACTCTGGTACCAGCACATCTGGCCATACTTGCAACACGAGGCTCGCTCCCAAGAGGTGTTTGCAGCGGTGCTGCAGCCGATGCTTCACATAATTCAGCACAGTACAATCGAGGAGTACGAGAACATAATCCTTCCGAACTTTAGGCCGTTGTTCTCGGCGCCGAGGTCAATCCAAGGCTCAGTTGTGCTGCTCGAGAATCTCCACATTATCCTGGAGAAGACGCCGCTCGAAGACGTGCAGAGGGAAGTGCTGCCCATGCTGTACAACTCTTTCGAGAGCAACACCATTCAGATTCAG ACGGCTGCATTTGTGGCGGTAGCGAACGTAACGGATTACTTGGATGACATGGCGATACGCAGGACGGTTCTTCCAAAGCTGAAGCTCGCCTTTGAGAAGAGCACGACGGATCAGCGCATTCTCATGAATGCGCTCTCCTGTATTCTTGACAGACTGGAAAAGCAGCAGATCATCGATGAGGTGTTGCCGCTGCTCTACGAGGTAAAGCTGCAGGAGCCCGAAATTATCGTCAGGGTTGTGA GCATATATAGGTTAATGCTGAGTGACAAGAAATATGGATTGTCGGTCAACATAATGGCGACGCGCGTAATGCCGTCGCTTCTTCCGCAGACTGTTAATCCCGGCTTGACTCTCGAGCACTTTACAAATCTGCTGGAGGTTCTGCAAGAAATGCTGAACCACATAGAAAG aAACCAGAGGAACAAGCTAAAACTCGACAATCTCTCGCTGCCGAGCCCCGAAAGACACCGTCCGTTACGTCATCAATACAGCACCGACAACATGCACGTACCGCCCTTCAATATTCCGAACCTGCGTATCGATCAAAGAAAGACGTCTTCCGCCGAGGATATGGCCCGGAAAAATTCAATTG GTTCCATGTCCATGACGGCCTCTGCGGAGAACATGACGTCAAGGAAAAATTCCATGGCTT GCATGCTGGGCACTTGGTGGTTCGGCTCGACGTCGTCGGCGAATGCCGACAACAACTTCCTGCGCGTGGCCAACACGTTCACGAACCGTCGGCTCTCCGACAACACCCTAATGACGCCAAAGATTAGAATCGCCCCGTCGTGTGCGAGCTCGCCTGGTGGCACGCCCGGGAGCGGTTTGCCCATACGTAGGCACTCGAGTACCGGACCCCAGGAGCGACGTGGATCCAATATCAATCTCTCACCTCCCACG GGTGGCGGTATGCCGATAACGAGCAGCAGCGTCCCGTACCTTCTGTCCTCGAGCATGACCAGCATACGCGGTTCGCGCAGGCCCTCGGTCTCCTCGACCTCGTCCCAGCAGGGCGCCGGACTACTCCAGCAATTTGGCTCCGGCATGGTAAGACAACTACCCCCCATCTGCCTCAACCTGAATGGACCACCACCACCAACACTCTCTCCATCACTCCTGCAGCCATCGGGACAACCTTCCCACTGA
- the LOC100114687 gene encoding SCY1-like protein 2 isoform X2: MGARTMFSKFKSGGGAASTPVAPNALESNPIWNHFEVGKQSATAGPENVWRILEGYRKSDGKEVSIFLFEKRSVEKITKPKRKETVTETLRVGVRHLERFRHPKILQVIHAVEECPETLAFASEPVLASLANVLAADEQKQAAAMAAQAAAASSTMNHHHGHHQHTANQQNASGRPTFAKEYDMLDIEIKYGLLQCTEALSFLHYSCQVMHRNVCPSSIMITKKGTWKLFGFEFIERVNERDAMDPVPLPQWTNRVPKMTQPNLDYMAPEVQQKKIGSILSDMYSLGMVICSVFNHGRPLIQANHNVNDYLKQLETLEDQVHKLLPRVPVPLQEAVSRLLHKEPRQRPTAQLLSLIKYFSDPSVHALQFLDVINMKDPAQKAHFYKNTLKEVLPYIPRKLWYQHIWPYLQHEARSQEVFAAVLQPMLHIIQHSTIEEYENIILPNFRPLFSAPRSIQGSVVLLENLHIILEKTPLEDVQREVLPMLYNSFESNTIQIQTAAFVAVANVTDYLDDMAIRRTVLPKLKLAFEKSTTDQRILMNALSCILDRLEKQQIIDEVLPLLYEVKLQEPEIIVRVVSIYRLMLSDKKYGLSVNIMATRVMPSLLPQTVNPGLTLEHFTNLLEVLQEMLNHIERNQRNKLKLDNLSLPSPERHRPLRHQYSTDNMHVPPFNIPNLRIDQRKTSSAEDMARKNSIGSMSMTASAENMTSRKNSMACMLGTWWFGSTSSANADNNFLRVANTFTNRRLSDNTLMTPKIRIAPSCASSPGGTPGSGLPIRRHSSTGPQERRGSNINLSPPTGGGMPITSSSVPYLLSSSMTSIRGSRRPSVSSTSSQQGAGLLQQFGSGMYQLFSGRS, translated from the exons GAGgtgtcaatatttttattcgagAAGCGTTCGGTGGAGAAGATCACAAAGCCTAAGAGAAAAGAAACCGTAACGGAGACGCTGCGTGTCGGGGTTCGTCACTTGGAGCGTTTTCGGCATCCGAAAATCTTACAG GTGATTCACGCAGTAGAGGAATGCCCGGAGACCCTAGCCTTCGCCTCGGAGCCAGTTTTGGCAAGTCTGGCGAACGTCTTGGCAGCCGACGAGCAAAAGCAGGCCGCTGCGATGGCAGCCCAGGCAGCGGCGGCCTCGTCGACCATGAACCATCATCACGGCCACCATCAGCACACAGCCAACCAGCAAAACGCCTCGGGCAGACCCACGTTCGCCAAGGAGTACGACATGCTCGACATCGAGATCAAGTACGGGCTGCTCCAGTGCACTGAGGCCCTCTCCTTTTTACACTACAGCTGCCAGGTCATGCACAGGAACGTCTGCCCCAGCAGCATCATGATCACCAAGAAGGGCACGTGGAAGCTCTTCGGATTTGAGTTCATAG AAAGGGTAAACGAGAGAGACGCGATGGACCCAGTCCCTCTCCCTCAGTGGACCAATCGAGTACCTAAAATGACTCAGCCGAATCTCGACTATATGG CTCCCGAAGTGCAGCAGAAGAAGATCGGCAGCATCCTCAGCGACATGTACAGCCTTGGAATGGTTATTTGTTCAGTCTTCAATCACGGCCGGCCTCTCATCCAAGCGAATCACAATGTCAACGATTACCTCAAACAGCTTGAAACG CTAGAGGATCAAGTTCACAAACTGCTGCCGCGAGTACCGGTGCCGCTACAGGAGGCCGTGTCGAGGTTGCTGCACAAGGAGCCGAGGCAGAGACCAACCGCCCAGCTCCTCTCTCTGATCAAGTACTTCAG CGATCCATCGGTACATGCTCTGCAGTTTCTGGACGTCATTAACATGAAAGATCCAGCACAAAAGGCGCACTTTTACAAAAACACGCTCAAAGAAGTACTGCCCTACATCCCACGA aAACTCTGGTACCAGCACATCTGGCCATACTTGCAACACGAGGCTCGCTCCCAAGAGGTGTTTGCAGCGGTGCTGCAGCCGATGCTTCACATAATTCAGCACAGTACAATCGAGGAGTACGAGAACATAATCCTTCCGAACTTTAGGCCGTTGTTCTCGGCGCCGAGGTCAATCCAAGGCTCAGTTGTGCTGCTCGAGAATCTCCACATTATCCTGGAGAAGACGCCGCTCGAAGACGTGCAGAGGGAAGTGCTGCCCATGCTGTACAACTCTTTCGAGAGCAACACCATTCAGATTCAG ACGGCTGCATTTGTGGCGGTAGCGAACGTAACGGATTACTTGGATGACATGGCGATACGCAGGACGGTTCTTCCAAAGCTGAAGCTCGCCTTTGAGAAGAGCACGACGGATCAGCGCATTCTCATGAATGCGCTCTCCTGTATTCTTGACAGACTGGAAAAGCAGCAGATCATCGATGAGGTGTTGCCGCTGCTCTACGAGGTAAAGCTGCAGGAGCCCGAAATTATCGTCAGGGTTGTGA GCATATATAGGTTAATGCTGAGTGACAAGAAATATGGATTGTCGGTCAACATAATGGCGACGCGCGTAATGCCGTCGCTTCTTCCGCAGACTGTTAATCCCGGCTTGACTCTCGAGCACTTTACAAATCTGCTGGAGGTTCTGCAAGAAATGCTGAACCACATAGAAAG aAACCAGAGGAACAAGCTAAAACTCGACAATCTCTCGCTGCCGAGCCCCGAAAGACACCGTCCGTTACGTCATCAATACAGCACCGACAACATGCACGTACCGCCCTTCAATATTCCGAACCTGCGTATCGATCAAAGAAAGACGTCTTCCGCCGAGGATATGGCCCGGAAAAATTCAATTG GTTCCATGTCCATGACGGCCTCTGCGGAGAACATGACGTCAAGGAAAAATTCCATGGCTT GCATGCTGGGCACTTGGTGGTTCGGCTCGACGTCGTCGGCGAATGCCGACAACAACTTCCTGCGCGTGGCCAACACGTTCACGAACCGTCGGCTCTCCGACAACACCCTAATGACGCCAAAGATTAGAATCGCCCCGTCGTGTGCGAGCTCGCCTGGTGGCACGCCCGGGAGCGGTTTGCCCATACGTAGGCACTCGAGTACCGGACCCCAGGAGCGACGTGGATCCAATATCAATCTCTCACCTCCCACG GGTGGCGGTATGCCGATAACGAGCAGCAGCGTCCCGTACCTTCTGTCCTCGAGCATGACCAGCATACGCGGTTCGCGCAGGCCCTCGGTCTCCTCGACCTCGTCCCAGCAGGGCGCCGGACTACTCCAGCAATTTGGCTCCGGCATG TACCAACTGTTCTCTGGACGGTCATAA